A window of the Tachysurus fulvidraco isolate hzauxx_2018 chromosome 6, HZAU_PFXX_2.0, whole genome shotgun sequence genome harbors these coding sequences:
- the LOC113664044 gene encoding 10 kDa heat shock protein, mitochondrial-like isoform X2: MAKAFRNFLPMFDLVLVERLTAQTVTKGGIMIPEIYQGKVLQATVVAVGPGATTKTGAVTPVSVNVGEKVLLLEYGGTKVVLDDKDYFLFRDANILGKYVD, encoded by the exons ATG GCTAAGGCTTTCCGGAATTTCCTGCCCATGTTCGACCTAGTACTGGTGGAGCGGTTAACAGCACAGACTGTGACGAAAGGAGGCATCATGATTCCAGAAATATACCAGGGCAAAGTGCTCCAGGCCACTGTGGTGGCTGTGGGACCTGGTGCCACCACCAAG aCTGGAGCTGTAACGCCTGTCAGTGTGAATGTTGGAGAGAAGGTTCTACTACTAGAATATGGAGGCACAAAAGTGGTTCTTGATGATAAG GACTATTTCTTGTTCCGGGATGCAAATATTCTTGGAAAATATGTTGATTAA
- the LOC113664046 gene encoding 10 kDa heat shock protein, mitochondrial-like isoform X2 has product MAKAFRKFLPMFDRVLLERLPTDYKFLWLTVQTQCQCRMLQATVVALGPGATDMTGAVTPVSVKVGEKVLLPEKGGTKVVLDDKDYFLFRDAEILGKYVE; this is encoded by the exons GCTAAGGCTTTCCGGAAATTCCTGCCCATGTTTGACCGAGTACTGTTGGAGCGCTTACCAACAGATTACAAATTCCTTTGGCTCACAGTTCAAACCCAATGCCAATGCAGAATGCTCCAGGCCACTGTGGTAGCTTTGGGACCTGGTGCCACTGACATG aCTGGAGCTGTAACGCCTGTCAGTGTGAAAGTTGGAGAGAAGGTTCTACTACCAGAAAAAGGAGGCACGAAAGTGGTTCTTGATGATAAG GACTATTTCTTGTTTCGGGATGCAGAAATTCTAGGAAAATATGTTGAGTAA